In Quercus robur chromosome 10, dhQueRobu3.1, whole genome shotgun sequence, a genomic segment contains:
- the LOC126703753 gene encoding putative disease resistance protein RGA3, giving the protein MRRFSVHSRGQRFRGTLIQSTMAEEIVSRVISFATELIGNARSCKEELRGLGESLTMIRAVLTDAERRQVRDESVKLWLQKLEDVAYEADDVLDEFMYENLRQKIEVENERKRKVNFIDPFIFSLSMAKKIKAVQEKLAKVNGLANGFGLARILSVDSNVEIVPTRETDSFLDHSEVVGRKSQVSKIVSLLTSATNQQLSVIPIVGMAGLGKTTFAKLVYNHELVKKHFDKTMWVCVSDDFNDKNILRGILESLTNNSSLSVSKNTVLQNLQKELQGKKYLLILDDVWNEVLLKWDTLRDCLLGIMSNTGNSIIVTTRSDKVAEIMETHPRHHLERLPEAECWSIIKKKVSSIPLTPDLEAIGYDIAKKCGGVPLAAKVLGGTMARKKVKNEWLAIQNNEIWNYPHVSHEMLPILKLSFDHLQSPSLKKCFAYCSIFPKDYMIAKEELIQFWMAEGFLQPSQGSCVVMEDIGNMYFDILLANSLFQDEKKDEFDNIIICKMHDLVHDLALSVSKSETLFLNKDLEGDISHTRYLFVKSDGKIIPRIPSSKDDVRKLRTFVSKNVVLGNTLLNFNCLRVLKLNGNSIKELPSSVGLLIHLRLLSVASLSIKHYQSPSPNSTICKL; this is encoded by the coding sequence AGCACGATGGCAGAGGAAATCGTAAGCAGGGTGATTTCATTTGCTACTGAGCTGATCGGCAATGCTCGGAGCTGCAAGGAGGAGCTGAGAGGGCTTGGTGAATCATTAACCATGATTCGAGCTGTTTTGACTGATGCCGAGAGAAGACAAGTGAGAGATGAGTCTGTGAAGCTTTGGCTCCAAAAGCTTGAAGATGTTGCTTATGAAGCTGACGATGTGCTGGACGAGTTTATGTACGAGAATCTCCGGCAAAAGATAGAGGTCGAAAACGAACGGAAGAGAAAGGTAAACTTCATCGACCCATTTATTTTCAGTCTCTCCATGGCGAAAAAAATTAAGGCTGTTCAGGAAAAACTAGCAAAAGTAAATGGGTTGGCAAATGGGTTTGGACTTGCTAGAATATTGTCAGTAGATTCAAATGTTGAGATTGTTCCAACTAGAGAGACAGACTCCTTTCTTGATCATTCAGAAGTTGTAGGAAGGAAAagtcaagtttcaaaaatagtGAGCTTGCTGACTAGTGCAACCAATCAACAACTCTCCGTCATTCCTATAGTCGGCATGGCTGGTTTGGGAAAGACAACTTTTGCAAAACTAGTGTACAATCATGAGCTagtaaaaaaacattttgataaGACAATGTGGGTATGTGTCTCTGATGAttttaatgacaaaaatattttaagagggATTCTTGAATCCCTTACTAATAACTCAAGTCTTTCAGTAAGTAAGAATACGGTACTTCAAAACCTTCAAAAAGAGTTGCAGGGGAAAAAATATCTTCTAATTCTTGATGATGTATGGAATGAAGTTCTACTAAAATGGGATACATTAAGGGATTGCTTGTTAGGAATTATGTCAAATACTGGAAACAGTATTATTGTTACAACCCGTAGTGACAAGGTGGCAGAAATCATGGAAACACATCCCCGGCATCACTTAGAAAGACTACCTGAGGCAGAATGCTGGTCCATAATCAAGAAAAAAGTATCTTCAATTCCATTAACTCCAGATTTGGAGGCTATCGGATATGATATTGCCAAAAAATGTGGAGGGGTCCCATTAGCAGCAAAAGTCCTAGGAGGGACAATGGCTcgtaaaaaagtaaaaaatgaatGGTTAGCAATTCAAAACAATGAAATTTGGAATTACCCACATGTTAGCCATGAAATGTTACCAATATTAAAATTGAGCTTTGATCATCTGCAATCACCATCTCTTAAAAAATGCTTTGCATATTGTTCAATTTTTCCTAAAGATTACATGATTGCAAAGGAAGAGTTAATTCAGTTTTGGATGGCTGAAGGGTTCCTTCAACCATCTCAAGGAAGTTGTGTGGTAATGGAGGATATTGGTAACATGTATTTTGACATCTTGTTGGCAAATTCCTTATTTCAAGATGAGAAAAAGGATGAGTTTGATAATATTATCATTTGCAAGATGCATGATTTGGTACATGATCTTGCACTCTCAGTTTCAAAATCTGAGACCTTATTTTTGAATAAGGATTTGGAGGGTGACATCAGTCACACAAGATATTTATTTGTCAAATCTGATGGTAAAATTATACCAAGAATTCCATCTTCAAAAGACGATGTTAGGAAATTGCGCacatttgtttctaaaaatgttGTGCTTGGCAACAcgttattaaattttaattgcttACGTGTTCTAAAATTAAATGGAAACTCTATAAAAGAATTGCCAAGTTCAGTTGGCCTTTTAATACATTTGAGGCTTCTCAGCGTCGCAAGTTTATCCATCAAGCATTACCAAAGTCCATCACCAAACTCTACAATTTGCAAACTTTAA
- the LOC126701437 gene encoding probable disease resistance protein At1g58602 isoform X1, producing MDGVRRIGTEVYSNYNNGSDGTILFPALRKLDLSRMLNLEEWTDVMEPATTTGLMVFPCLEELSIQFCNQLKSAPCFFSSLKKLLIRDMCSTTFENIISKLTTLTSLEVWNISGLACLPEKLLQKNASLMSLTVAGWADLVSIVSHEDVWAFCTSLRSLKIKVCWKLQIQGVPSHLQRLEISGCVTLPTGLQSCTSLTLLEIQRCDKLKSIPNLGQLRSLTQLKIRYCDNLISIPDLRGLHSLIELRICHCPKLTSLPEGLESLTRLKTLAIGKFCEELDDFPSLVSIEHLHASLQHLELRGWPKLKSIPDNIQVLTALESLFISHFEGMETLPEWLTKLSSLQILEIFRCSKLKESCAIGGKERYRIAHIPDIRIY from the coding sequence ATGGATGGTGTAAGACGTATAGGAACTGAGGTTTACAGTAACTATAATAATGGAAGTGATGGCACTATATTGTTCCCAGCTTTGAGAAAACTTGATTTGAGTAGAATGCTCAATCTAGAGGAATGGACGGATGTGATGGAGCCAGCAACAACAACAGGCCTAATGGTGTTTCCTTGCCTTGAGGAGTTGAGCATTCAATTTTGTAACCAACTGAAAAGTGCTCCATGTTTTTTTTCGAGTCTTAAGAAATTACTCATTAGGGACATGTGTAGCACTACATTTGAAAACATTATCAGCAAGCTTACCACACTCACGTCCCTCGAGGTTTGGAATATTTCAGGACTTGCTTGTCTGCCAGAgaagttattgcaaaaaaatgcGAGTCTCATGTCTCTGACGGTAGCGGGATGGGCCGATTTGGTGTCCATCGTGTCACATGAGGATGTATGGGCCTTCTGCACCTCTCTTCGATCGCTTAAAATAAAAGTCTGTTGGAAATTACAAATACAAGGTGTCCCATCCCATCTTCAACGCTTGGAGATATCTGGGTGTGTTACTCTACCTACCGGGCTACAATCATGCACGTCTCTTACCCTGCTAGAGATTCAGCGTTGTGATAAATTGAAATCAATTCCAAATCTAGGACAATTGCGTTCTCTTACTCAATTAAAAATTAGGTATTGCGATAATCTGATATCAATACCTGATTTAAGAGGATTGCATTCTCTTATCGAATTACGAATTTGTCATTGTCCTAAATTGACGAGTCTCCCAGAGGGTTTAGAATCTCTCACCCGCTTGAAGACTTTGGCGATTGGCAAGTTTTGTGAGGAGCTGGATGATTTCCCGAGTCTCGTTTCTATCGAACACTTGCACGCATCCCTGCAACATTTAGAATTGAGAGGGTGGCCTAAACTTAAGTCCATACCGGACAATATTCAAGTCTTGACTGCCCTTGAAAGTCTCTTCATATCTCACTTTGAAGGCATGGAAACTTTGCCTGAGTGGTTGACCAAGCTTTCTTCTCTTCAAATTCTGGAAATCTTTCGTTGCTCCAAGTTAAAGGAAAGTTGTGCAATTGGTGGAAAAGAGCGGTACAGAATTGCCCATATTCCAGATATCAGAATCTATTAA